Proteins encoded within one genomic window of Amycolatopsis nigrescens CSC17Ta-90:
- a CDS encoding flavodoxin family protein, with protein MATLLIVHHTPSPSMQAMFEAVVAGATTDEIEGVDVIRRPALAATASDALEADGYLLGTPANLGMMSGALKVFFDLAYYPCLDATRGRPFGLYIHGNNDTTGAVRGIESVTTGLGWEKASGNVSVTGEPTKADLEACWELGATVAAGLMP; from the coding sequence GTGGCCACTTTGCTGATCGTGCATCACACGCCGTCGCCGTCCATGCAGGCGATGTTCGAGGCCGTCGTCGCCGGCGCGACCACCGACGAGATCGAAGGCGTCGACGTCATCCGCCGCCCCGCCCTCGCCGCCACCGCCTCGGACGCACTCGAAGCCGACGGCTACCTGCTCGGCACCCCCGCCAACCTCGGCATGATGAGCGGAGCGCTGAAGGTCTTCTTCGACCTGGCTTACTACCCCTGCCTGGACGCCACCCGCGGCCGCCCGTTCGGCCTGTACATCCACGGCAACAACGACACCACCGGCGCGGTGCGCGGCATCGAGTCGGTCACCACCGGGCTCGGCTGGGAGAAGGCCAGCGGCAACGTCTCGGTCACCGGCGAACCGACCAAGGCGGACCTCGAGGCGTGCTGGGAGCTCGGCGCCACCGTGGCCGCCGGGCTGATGCCCTGA
- a CDS encoding purine-nucleoside phosphorylase, which produces MSEIDIAGAAANTIAERTGVAKHDVAVVLGSGWRPAADVIGEAEAEIPLGELPGFERPGAVGHGGTARSVLVGDRRALVLLGRTHLYEGKGIEPVVHNVRTAAAAGAKTVLLTNAAGGLREGFEVGQPVLISDHLNLTARSPIVGANFVDLVDLYSSRLRGLAREIDPSLAEGVYAGLTGPHFETPAEIRMLRTMGADLVGMSTVLEAIAARAAGIEVFGLSLVTNLAAGMTGEHLNHEEVLEAGRAAATRMGTLLREIVLRA; this is translated from the coding sequence ATGAGTGAGATCGATATCGCCGGTGCCGCCGCGAACACCATCGCCGAGCGCACCGGAGTGGCCAAGCACGACGTCGCGGTGGTCCTCGGCTCCGGCTGGCGGCCCGCCGCGGACGTGATCGGGGAGGCCGAGGCGGAGATCCCGCTCGGCGAGCTGCCCGGGTTCGAACGGCCGGGGGCGGTCGGCCACGGCGGCACCGCGCGTTCGGTGCTGGTGGGCGACCGGCGGGCGCTGGTGCTGCTCGGCCGCACCCACCTGTACGAGGGCAAGGGCATCGAGCCGGTGGTGCACAACGTGCGCACCGCGGCCGCCGCCGGCGCGAAGACCGTGCTGCTCACCAACGCCGCGGGCGGGCTGCGCGAAGGGTTCGAGGTCGGCCAGCCGGTGCTGATCTCCGACCACCTCAACCTGACCGCCCGCTCGCCGATCGTCGGTGCGAACTTCGTCGACCTGGTCGACCTGTACTCGAGCAGGCTGCGCGGCCTGGCCCGCGAGATCGACCCGAGCCTGGCCGAGGGTGTCTACGCGGGACTGACCGGCCCGCATTTCGAGACCCCGGCGGAGATCCGGATGCTGCGCACGATGGGCGCGGACCTGGTCGGCATGTCGACCGTGCTGGAGGCCATCGCGGCCCGCGCGGCCGGGATCGAGGTGTTCGGCCTGTCGCTGGTGACCAACCTGGCCGCCGGCATGACCGGAGAGCACCTCAACCACGAAGAGGTGCTCGAAGCCGGTCGTGCGGCGGCCACCCGGATGGGCACCCTGCTGCGCGAGATCGTGCTCCGCGCCTGA
- a CDS encoding glycosyltransferase translates to MRILFSSLPGHGHTYPLLPLAIAARAAGHDIMFATGAEFHPTLRDLGFEAIAAGKSFEEARLEVMGQADRADSLEGEELQRALLEIFGVLLPRSFAVDLRPVLAERKPDLVVAEVGNPGAGLAAIDAGIPVVRHGFGREMTAEFGELVGAGLRRCAAELGIALADGDLGPGAPTLDICPPSFQEPETVGAPNRMPLRPVPFNPPGELPAGVRRDERDRPLVYLTLGTAFGVAEVLRAAIAGLATLDVDVLVAAGPSLQGAALGTMPPGVRVESWVPQGELLPHADLVVHHGGSGTTLGSFGVGVPQLFLPQGADQFENAAAVVAAGAGDQLVGAEQTAEAVAAKAKRLLTDEPVLAAARRFADEVAAMPTPAEVAEQLPALAAS, encoded by the coding sequence GTGCGCATCCTGTTCTCCAGCCTGCCCGGCCACGGCCACACCTACCCCCTGCTGCCGCTCGCGATCGCCGCCCGCGCGGCGGGCCACGACATCATGTTCGCGACCGGCGCCGAATTCCATCCGACCCTGCGCGACCTCGGCTTCGAAGCGATCGCCGCGGGCAAGAGTTTCGAAGAAGCACGCTTGGAGGTGATGGGCCAGGCCGACCGCGCGGACTCGCTGGAAGGCGAAGAACTGCAGCGGGCACTGCTCGAGATCTTCGGCGTGCTCCTGCCGCGTTCCTTCGCGGTCGACCTGCGACCGGTGCTGGCCGAGCGGAAACCGGACCTCGTGGTCGCCGAGGTCGGCAACCCCGGTGCCGGCCTCGCCGCGATCGATGCCGGGATTCCCGTGGTGCGCCACGGTTTCGGCCGGGAGATGACCGCCGAGTTCGGCGAGCTCGTCGGGGCCGGGCTGCGCAGGTGCGCGGCCGAGCTCGGCATCGCGCTGGCCGATGGCGACCTCGGTCCCGGCGCGCCGACCCTCGACATCTGCCCGCCGTCGTTCCAGGAACCGGAGACGGTGGGCGCGCCGAACCGGATGCCGCTGCGGCCGGTGCCGTTCAACCCGCCCGGCGAGCTGCCAGCCGGGGTGCGCCGGGACGAACGCGACCGCCCGCTGGTCTACCTGACGCTGGGCACCGCTTTCGGGGTCGCCGAGGTGCTGCGCGCGGCCATCGCCGGCCTGGCCACCCTGGACGTGGACGTGCTGGTGGCGGCCGGGCCGAGCCTGCAGGGGGCCGCGCTGGGCACGATGCCGCCCGGGGTGCGGGTGGAAAGCTGGGTGCCGCAAGGTGAACTGCTGCCGCACGCCGATCTGGTGGTGCACCACGGCGGCAGCGGCACCACGCTCGGCTCGTTCGGCGTCGGCGTACCCCAGCTCTTTCTGCCGCAGGGCGCCGACCAGTTCGAAAACGCCGCCGCGGTGGTGGCGGCCGGCGCGGGCGACCAACTGGTCGGGGCGGAGCAGACCGCCGAAGCGGTGGCCGCCAAGGCGAAGCGGCTGCTCACCGACGAGCCGGTGCTCGCCGCCGCACGCCGCTTCGCCGACGAAGTCGCCGCGATGCCCACTCCCGCCGAAGTCGCCGAGCAGCTCCCCGCCCTAGCGGCCTCGTGA